A single genomic interval of Spinacia oleracea cultivar Varoflay chromosome 6, BTI_SOV_V1, whole genome shotgun sequence harbors:
- the LOC110805911 gene encoding uncharacterized protein has protein sequence MNKKVTAEYIAERYLEDFRGPCAWKIMQVQERAHKDLGIEIRYYKAFLARCRANIIICGSASEQYARVWDYARDVMECDPRTGCQVVVNGIEQPEPPRFLRMFIFLAPLRDGFRKGCRPIIGVDGCHLKGAYPAQILVAVSKDGNNNIFPMAWATVEIENKETWEWFLEALMSMLGGVQGLGFTFMSDRQKGLLEAFQNVVPKAETRYCLDFEVAMECINFLSEDAHEYLANIPTQHWSRHAFSPNCKSNMLLNNMCETFNAVIKEAREKPILTQMEWLRRYMMKRSNDKWEATKKMEGNLVPYVKSVFDGFEKLDRSCIVQVSRGDSYEVELKGDQCVFVQIFFCRTLFLLLPYFVVDAAILCCSWIVWLVADWIGVIGLGAVIRDDAGVRLVVGVKRINAH, from the exons ATGAACAAGAAGGTGACTGCTGAATACATAGCCGAGAGGTATTTGGAAGATTTCAGAGGACCTTGTGCGTGGAAGATTATGCAGGTACAAGAGAGGGCGCACAAGGACTTGGGGATTGAGATTAGATACTATAAGGCTTTTCTAGCTAGGTGTAGGGCTAATATAATCATTTGTGGATCGGCATCTGAGCAATATGCTAGGGTTTGGGATTACGCTAGGGATGTGATGGAATGCGACCCCAGAACTGGATGTCAAGTTGTTGTTAATGGAATTGAGCAGCCCGAACCTCCACGATTTCTTAGAATGTTCATTTTCCTTGCTCCGCTAAGGGATGGGTTTAGAAAAGGGTGTAGACCTATCATTGGGGTAGATGGATGTCACCTTAAGGGAGCGTACCCCGCACAAATCCTTGTGGCAGTTTCTAAAGATGGGAATAACAACATTTTTCCAATGGCCTGGGCCACTGTGGAGATTGAAAACAAGGAAACATGGGAGTGGTTCTTGGAAGCTTTAATGAGTATGTTGGGAGGTGTTCAAGGTCTTGGCTTCACCTTCATGTCTGACAGACAAAAG GGTTTGTTGGAAGCTTTCCAAAATGTTGTACCGAAAGCCGAGACAAGGTATTGC TTAGACTTTGAGGTAGCTATGGAATGCATTAACTTTTTGTCTGAAGATGCACATGAGTACCTAGCAAACATCCCCACCCAACATTGGTCTAGGCATGCCTTCTCCCCAAACTGCAAGTCGAACATGTTATTGAATAACATGTGTGAGACTTTCAACGCAGTGATTAAGGAAGCTAGAGAAAAACCTATTCTTACCCAAATGGAATGGTTAAGACGATACATGATGAAAAGGAGCAACGATAAGTGGGAGGCAACCAAAAAAATGGAAGGGAACCTAGTGCCTTATGTGAAAAGTGTTTTCGATGGATTTGAGAAGTTGGATAGGTCATGCATAGTGCAAGTATCAAGGGGTGATAGTTATGAAGTGGAGTTAAAGGGTGATCAATGC GTATTTGTGCAGATATTTTTCTGTCGTACTTTGTTCTTGCTTCTGCCGTACTTTGTGGTTGATGCTGCTATTCTGTGTTGCTCCT GGATAGTTTGGTTGGTTGCTGACT GGATAGGGGTTATTGGTTTGGGTGCAGTAATAAGGGATGATGCCGGAGTGCGGCTTGTTGTGGGTGTGAAACGGATTAATGCTCATTGA